AACTGTGTATTCATCACCATTGGACTGGAATACTTCAACGATATTCCCCATTGGATTATCAGCTACTACAAATACTAATATTGCTGCTGTTAGTAATAATATCATAACTAGTAAAGCAATAATTATAATTTTTGATATGCTTTTCTTTTCTGATACATCTATATCTGCCATGACTATTCCCCACCTTTATTATCAAATACTATAAATAGATTGACTCTTCTGTTTAATGCACGATTTTGCGGAGTATCATTGGGTGCAATCGGACTATGTTCACCATATCCCCTTGCTGATAGCCTTCCCGGATCAATATCTTCAACTTCACTAAGATATCTGACAACTGATACGGCTCTAGCTGTTGAAAGCTCCCAATTTGTAGGATACTGCCTTACATTGATTGGTACATTATCAGTATGACCTTCGACTACTATATCATTTTCGAAGTCATTAATTAAACCTTCAAGCATGTTTAACACGTTAATTCCACTATCCTTGAGTTGTGCGCTACCAGTATCAAAAAGAATCGCATCTTTTATATCTACAAATACGCCTTCATCGTCATACCTTACATCAACTTCTGCATTAAGGTCATTTTCAGTAATAAATTCCCCTACCTTCTCAAACATCTGAATGATTTCTGGAGAAATCTGAATTCCTATAGTGCCATCATCAATGATATTTCCCTCTTGAATGGGAACTACCTCGCTGCCTTCATAACCATCGATTATACTGTCTGCACCCTGTATACCAA
The DNA window shown above is from Tissierella sp. Yu-01 and carries:
- a CDS encoding flagellar motor protein MotB translates to MSRIRKKESSGAGAPWLTTYSDLMSLLLTFFILLFSMSSVDTEKFANVTSSLQEAFIGIQGADSIIDGYEGSEVVPIQEGNIIDDGTIGIQISPEIIQMFEKVGEFITENDLNAEVDVRYDDEGVFVDIKDAILFDTGSAQLKDSGINVLNMLEGLINDFENDIVVEGHTDNVPINVRQYPTNWELSTARAVSVVRYLSEVEDIDPGRLSARGYGEHSPIAPNDTPQNRALNRRVNLFIVFDNKGGE